A region of Haliotis asinina isolate JCU_RB_2024 chromosome 7, JCU_Hal_asi_v2, whole genome shotgun sequence DNA encodes the following proteins:
- the LOC137291497 gene encoding high affinity copper uptake protein 1-like — MENHNMHKHHMHMHDNHNMTTPETNHDMHVHHKGMSGDSMDIPSGYDIAGDDHQTDHMQNHSMHDHHIQNQSMHDQQMHDHMSHVHHHDNSGGHHQHGHPMTFHARNDDFILFREWQLSPGKVTFFVCLSLVVVAVLYQLIKMVRARLGRKCRNTDCKRYMLSRRHVIQTALYLAQFLIGYVLMLVVMTYNVWIMAATVVGIGLGYFFCGWAEYEEIVRLRPISMKSSYRSVTRDCGRKGDQELVPLSKDTTATDITILSSNVACDCDHDETL, encoded by the exons ATGGAGAACCACAACATGCACAAACATCATATGCACATGCATGACAATCACAACATGACCACGCCAGAAACCAACCATGACATGCACGTTCACCACAAGGGCATGTCGGGGGACAGCATGGACATACCAAGCGGCTACGACATCGCCGGTGACGACCATCAAACCGATCACATGCAGAATCACAGCATGCATGACCATCACATTCAGAACCAGAGCATGCATGACCAGCAGATGCACGACCACATGTCGCACGtgcatcaccatgacaacagcgGTGGTCATCATCAGCATGGTCACCCG ATGACGTTCCACGCGCGGAATGACGACTTCATCCTGTTCAGGGAGTGGCAGTTGTCTCCGGGGAAAG TGACGTTCTTTGTCTGTCTGAGCCTGGTGGTTGTCGCTGTTCTGTACCAGTTAATCAAGATGGTCAGGGCGAGGCTTGGGCGGAAGTGCCGAAACACAGACTGCAA ACGGTACATGCTGAGCAGGCGTCACGTGATCCAGACGGCATTGTACTTGGCTCAGTTTCTCATTGGGTACGTGTTGATGTTGGTTGTAATGACGTACAACGTCTGGATCATGGCAGCTACCGTCGTGGGAATCGGACTGGGATACTTCTTTTGCGGTTGGGCGGAGTATGAAGAAATCGTGCGTCTGCGCCCCATTTCTATGAAGTCAAGTTACAGATCCGTCACGCGCGACTGTGGTCGCAAGGGGGACCAAGAGTTAGTTCCCTTGAGCAAGGACACAACAGCCACGGATATTACCATTCTGTCATCCAATGTCGCCTGCGACTGCGACCACGATGAAACACTGTGA